CACCCCTCGGGATCGCCGGCTGACGCTGGGCAACGCGCTGGTCGCCAGCTTGCGTGCGGCGATGCAGGCGAGGGGCATCGAGCTCTGGCTGCAAACGCCCATGCGCAGCTTGTGCAGCGAGGGCGGCAAGGTCACAGGGTTGTTGGCCGAGCGCCAGGGCAGGGCGGTGAATGTGCGCGCGAACGCTGGCGTGATCCTCGGTTGCGGTGGCTTCGAGGCCGACCAGCTCATGCGCGAGCAATACCTGCCCGGCCCCACCAGCGCCAAATGGACGGCCGCGCCGCCGATCAACAGTGGGGATGGCATTCGCGCCGGCCTGGCGTTGGGTGCCGACGTGGCCCTGATGAGCCACACCTGGGGCGCACCGACCGTGCATGTGCCTGGCGAAGAGAAACAGCGGGCGCTGTTCGTCGAACGGGCGTTTCCCCGTTGCATCATGGTCAACGGCCAAGGGCAGCGCTTCGTCAACGAGGCGGCGCCGTACCCGGACATCATCTACGCCATGTACGCCGACCAGCAGCGCAACGGCGCCAACGTGCCCGCCTGGTTGATCTTCGATGCCGAATACCGCAAGCGCTACCCGTGCGGCGTGCTGTTGCCAGGCACGGTGCAACCGGACAGCAAGATCCCCGACGGCTGGCTGGACAAGGTGATCTACCGGGCAGACAGCCTGGCCGCCCTGGCCGCCAAGATTGGCGTGGATGCCCAGGGCCTGGCGCAGAGCGTGCAACGCCTCAACCAGCAGGCCGGCAAGGGCGTGGATACGGATTTTGGCAAAGGCGACAGCCTGTTCGACCGCTACTACGGCGACAGCAACTGCCAGCCCAACCCATGCCTGGGGCCGCTGGAGCGGGCGCCGTTCTACGCACTGCGCATTGATGCTGGCGAGTTGGGTACCAAAGGCGGTTTGCGCACCGATGCGCAGGCGCGCGTGCTGCGGGCCGATGGTTCACTGATCGATGGGTTGTACGCCATTGGCAATACCAGTGCGGCGTTGATGGGCAAGACCTACCCAGGCCCCGGCTCGACTATCGGGCCGGCCATGACCTTCGGCTACATCGCGGCAAACCACCTGGCGCGGGAGGTGGGGCAGGTGCAGCCTGAAGTGATGGCCGAAGCCGGGTTGCATCGATAGTTGTGCGGCTCACTCGCAGGCTTGGCCCGCGCGTGAGCCGTACACCCCGTTAGCAACGTACGTCCTGGAGATGATCCGCACTGAAAGGCTTACAAGGAATCCAGATACTCAGTGCACCCCGGCATGCCGCCGCGCGCGGCGCACAGGCTGCGCCTTGGCCGGCCCCTGTGGTGGTTGGTGGTGATGTGGTGAATGACGCCGCACGATACGCAGTACGCCCCATAGCATGGCGGCTGCAACGCTAAGCCACATACCCACCAGCATGAGAATTGCCATTGTCAGGCTCATGTGTGCCTCCTTCTCTCGGACCAAGCCATGGCTCGCCCTACAGACACAGCATTAGTCTAGCTCGCCGGCGGTGACGTTCCATTGACCGAACGTCTGGTGCTTTGGTCCAGTGGCTTTGCGGCTTGCATTGGGCTATACCCGCGCCGCGCCGCGCCCTATGATCGTTGCCCAGAGCCGGGCGCTGCCTGCCTGGCATCGGAACAAGCGAGCGTTCATGGAGCACGATTCCTTCAAGCCGTGGGGCAATGGCCCACGGCGACTACTGTTGGCATGCCTGATGGCGGCGAGCCTGGGCGGTTGCGCCGGTACGCCGCCAGCTTCCCTCAAAAGCCTGCCGCAACGGGTCGAGATCAGCAGCGTGCCGTTCTACCGCGGCAACGCCAACCACAGCGGCGCCATGGCCTTGGCCGCCTTGCTCTCGCAGCAGGGCGCGCCGATCACGCCGGGGTTGCTCGACAAGCCCTTGAACCTGCCCCAGGGCGCCGAGTCGCTGGGCACCAGCATTCCTCGCGTGGCGCGTGAATACGGCATGGTGGTTTATCCGCTGGATCAACGCTTCGACGCTTTACTGACCCAGGTGGCAGCCGGCAATCCGGTGCTGCTGCGGTATCAGGACGGTTCGGCCTGGTGGAGCGAGCCGCGCTATGCGTTGCTGATCGGCTATGACCGCTACAAGCAGCGTGTGCTGTTGCGCTCAGGCATGAATCGACGGCAGCTGATGGCCTTCGATGACTTCACCTCGGCGTGGGCGAAGGAGGGGAGTTGGGCTGTGCTGGTACAGCCACCGCGGCAACTGCCGGCCCAGGTGGACCGCCAGCGTTGGCTGCAGGCTGCCGACGAACTGGCCCGCGCGGGGCAGGAAGTGGCGGCGAAACAGGCTGTGAGCAGCCTGGGCAAGTAGCGGGGTAATTGCTGACCCTATCGCCGGCAAGCCGGCTCCCACAGGTGCGCCACTGCCCTTGAGTTCAGTGGGATACCTGAGGGAGCCGGCTTGCCGGCGATGAGGCCATCAGCCTGGATCAGAAGCCCAGACGGTCACGCAGGCTGTAGTACCAGGCACCGATGGCGCTGAACGGTACACGCAGCATCTGGCCACCCGGGAACGGGTAGTGCGGCAGACCGGCGAAGGCGTCGAAACGTTCGGCCTGGCCACGCAGTGCCTCGGCCAGTACCTTGCCCGCCAGGTGGGTGTAGGTCACACCGTGGCCCGAGCAACCCTGCGAGTAGTAGATGTTGTCGCCGATACGGCCAACTTGCGGCAGACGCGACAGGGTGAGCAGGAAGTTGCCGGTCCAGGCGAAGTCGATCTTGACGTCCTTGAGTTGTGGGAAGGCCTTGAGCATCTTCGGACGAATGATCGCCTCGATGTTGGCCGGGTCGCGGGCACCGTATACCACACCACCGCCGAAGATCAGGCGCTTGTCGCTGGTCAGGCGGTAGTAGTCGAGCAGGTAGTTGCAGTCTTCGACGCAGTAGTCCTGCGGCAGCAGGGTACGGGCCAGTTCTTCGCCCAGCGGCTCGGTGGTGATCACCTGGGTACCGCATGGCATCGACTTGGCGGCCAGTTCCGGCACCAGGTTGCCCAGGTAGGCGTTGCCGGCGACGATGATGAACTTGGCGCGTACCTTGCCCTGCGGGGTGTGCACGACAGGGTTGGCGCCACGCTCGATGCGCACGGCCGGGGTCTGCTCATAGATGATGCCGCCCAGCGACTCGACCGCGGCTGCTTCGCCCAGGGCCAGGTTCAGTGGGTGGATGTGGCCGCCGCTCATGTCCAGCATGCCGCCGACGTAGCTGTCGCAGGCAACCACTTCGCGGATGCGTTTCTGGTCCATCAGCTCCAGCTGAGTGTGGCCGAAGCGTTCCCACAGGCGTTTCTGCGATTCCAGGTGGCCCATCTGCTTGCTGGTCAGCGCAGCGAACACGCCGCCGTCTTTCAGGTCGCACTGGATGTTGTACTTGGCAACGCGCTCACGGATGATGCGGCCGCCTTCGAAGGCCATGTGGCCCAGCAGTTGTGCTTGCTTGGGGCCGACGGTGCGTTCGATGACGTCGATGTCACGGCTGTAGCTGTTGACGATCTGACCGCCGTTGCGGCCCGACGCGCCGAAGCCGACTTTGGCCGCTTCGACGATGCTTACCTTGAAGCCGTTTTCCAGCAGGAACAGTGCGCTGGACAGGCCGGTGTAGCCGGCGCCGATGATGCACACATCGGTTTCCACCTCACCCTGCAGCGCCGGACGTGGCGGCACCGGGTTGGCCGAGGCGGCGTAGTAGGACTGGGGGTAGGGGGTATTGGCCATGCTCGAGAAACCTCGTGTTTTATATTTTTAACGAATGTACCGATGCTATCAATAATAATAAACACCCGCTAGTCGTCCCGTTAAAAATCCTTTACTGGGTGTCGGTGGCCCTTCCTTATAAAGAGGTTAAGATTCAGTAGCTTAGCGTGAAAAAAAGTGTTGACAGGGGTTTTGGATTGCGTAGAATGCGCACCACACGACAGGCACATAGCTCAGTTGGTTAGAGCACCACCTTGACATGGTGGGGGTCGTTGGTTCGAGTCCAATTGTGCCTACCAAATCGCCCGTAGAAGATACGGGGCTTAGAGGGGAATCCGAGAGGGTTCCTCTTTTCGTTTTCCCTGAGAAAACGTTCACAATCTATAGCCTTCGTTCACATCCTGCAATGTGCACCTGCTTTCCTGCTCTGTAGGCATTCACACCTGATTTGTGTGAATGGGAAGGCAAGGCTAACCCCTCATTCACAGCAAAAATTGTGAACGAACACTCTCAAGCCATTGATCCTAAAGGGCAAACCTCTACCTAGTGAAGGTGGTGCTCATTGGTCGTGGCCTCCCAATGGCGTGCGTCTAACCATCTGAGCTATGTGCCAGTCAGGTGCTCTAGCTGCTCGCATACGATGCGTATTGATGAACGCCATAGGCGAGTGCAAGGAACGCTGAAGCGAGACGCCATACCAGTCTGTGTACGCTTGCGGGGTGATCCTAGGCATGGCTGTCTGAGAATCTTGGGCTTGACGCCAGTGGGGTAGAGAGGGGGTGTAGGGGAGGCTTCCTATGTCTGCAATGCCGCTCAGGATTTTCTAGGAGAAATGGCTGGCCTTCTGGTATCAAGGGGCGGCATATCATGGGGGGCGCTGTATCTACATCGGCGCTTGTGTAGACAGTTTTGCATCTGTAGGCATAGAGATTTGGCAGAAATGGATTCTGGACTGGTTAACGCTGTAGTTCCGGTGGTGATCACTCTCCTTGGCACTATGACCATTGGTCTTGTGGGTGGGTGGTTTAAGTTCTACTTAGAAAGAAGGAGTGTGAGATTTGCTATCTATGCTGAGATTCAGGCTCTGGTGCTCATAATTCGTAAGCGTGAATATCTAGAAGGAATGATAGAGACTATAAAAGAGTTTGAAGAGGGGAAGTATAAGAAGGGAACTTGTGTAATTTATTCGGCATCAATCGACCCTAGTTACTGTCGAGTGTATTCTGCTTTGGTTTCAACGCTTGGTAGTCTACCTGCTGATGCTGCGCAATTGGTCGTCATCTTCTATCAGCTAATAGATAGCGTGGTTAGGGATTTGAGTCCAGGTGGGCAGCTACATGAAGGGACGGATGATGTGACTGTCTTCAATGAGGCTTCTGACCTTTTGTCTAAAGCTTTGAGGGTGGCTGAGGAGCTGCAGCGAATTGAGCATGGTGGCCTTTGGTTGCAAGTTAAAAGGTTGCTGAGGCTTGAATCGAGGGATTCATTAATCCACTCTTTGAGAAATGGCAGTGCTTGATCTTGTGTTGTTGTGTTGATTTGAGGTATATTACGCGGTAAAGGGAAACGGCCCTGCTTATCTGAAAGGTAAGCTACTGTAAGCGCAGAGAGTGTGCTGGCTGTGGTAAGTAGGTTAGGAAGCGAAGCCTTAGATGGCGTAGTGACTGACAGAACGCTTCAGTTACATAGCGGGGATGGTTGGTAGAACCCGCCCGTTGTATGCCGACGAATAGGCATAAGCCATATCCAAGCAAGGGCTGAGTACGCTTGGACGGGAACCACTACCGAATAGTTGGGCAATGTCGGGCGACGCCCCCATTGAAGAACGGCCTAGCAGGTAACTGTTAGTGCACCCTAAAAGGGCAGTTAGAGAAATCTAACGCATTGTGTCAGAAGTGGTTACGCCTTCTGAAAGTCAATCCATGCCCTTTGTCTTAATAAATAATTCCTGCTAATTTACCGCCTTCAATGGTTTGACTTGGTTAAGTCTGTCAATGTCTTTCTGGTAGTCAGCAGCAATCCTTGCTTCTATCGCAATGTGTCTATCGACTTCAGCTTTAGGTGGTCTACCTACTGGACGAGTAATGCCTACCGCTTTAAGAAGCTCCTTAACCGCAGAGTAGTTATGCTCCTCGGTTCCTTTCTTCAATACTTCAATGGCTACATCTTGCCAGTAAAGTTTGTGTTCAATATCCCAAGCGTTATCTTTGGCATGACTGTCTAGCGTAATAAGACTAACTCCCCACTCCTTCGCTAGAAGGCTATGGGAGTAAGCTTCAATGTATTTCTGTTTTCCATCTTCTGGTATGTTCATTTTCTATTCTCTTGTTTGGTAGTAGTAAGTGGTGCCTCAAGCCGGCAGGGGCTTTGCTCCGCAAGGGTAAAGCGAGAGCACGTCAGCAAGCTGACACGCCCTACCGGGCTGACGCATGAAAAGAGAAGAGCGTTAACTACTCGCTATGGTTAGGTGTGCCGACGTATCGTCGGTTTCCTCCTAACGTTAAATCCTTCTTTTCGAGCGTTCAGAAATTAGTGCGAGTAATGATGTGTGAGTGTAACGAACGTTAAGGACGTTCACTGGCATACGCTCTTCCATCACCCTATAAGTATCACCTTGGTATTGGCTACCTATAGGGCTAAGCAATCTCCTAGCTAAGCAGTGAACTCTAGATGGTTGTCTACTGTTAAGGGCTTAGCGTATTGGTAGCAATGGTTGATCCTGGTAGATCAACAATCTCCAAGGAGCGATAGAGTATGTGTAGTTTCTTACGATACTCTATGGTGGATTTCCCAAAAATCCTTAAGGAATCCTTAAGAGAAATTGGAAAAAATGTGGTGACGCAGGAAATTTTAAGCTGCTCGTTTTAGTCCAGCGGTCCAATTGAGAATTGATTTGTAAGTTACTCCGAGGTTGTCAGCAATAACCTTTCGATCAAGTCCTTTCTCAAGAAACAGTGAGACTGCCTCAGCTTGAAGCATCGCCTTAGCTTTCTTCTTCTCAGACTTCTCTTTCTCCCAAGGTGTCATGCAAAGCTCAGTATTGATAGAGGCTAGACGACCAAGTTTAGATTGAAGATACTTAGCCATCTCGATGTTCTGTACGAATAGAACCACTGGTGCTGTATTGTCTCTATCGCGTAGTGAAGTGCGCGCTACAGCTTGTAGCGTTGATTCATAGAGTCGCTCGAACTCAATAGCTTTCCTGATTTCAGGAACTGGTACACCTAGCATCTCGCTAAGACTATGGAAGCTTAATGCGTCGTCAGGGCTAACGTTTCCATGCTGTAGGCAAATGGCAATGCTTCTATCTTGGTAGCCATTAATGCCTCGACTATCAATAGGGAGCTTTGTTACATTGTCTGCAAAGCTATACTCAACCCAGTCGTGCATGAAAGCTAAACTCTCATCGTCTCCAATCATTGCGGTTACACCGTCAAGCCAAGAAGCCAACTGTGTGTCATTGTTCCATTTGATTACAGATTCGCCATTGCGTTGCATCAGGCTTTGAGTCTTGGAGTATTTACCTTTCAAGAAAGGGTGAAGCTCAACACGCTTACCGTAACCATCAAAGTCAGGAGTGAATATTGAGCGTTCAAAACTCCATCCTTGACTCTCAGCGTGTACGCCTAGGAGCGTATCCCTCACATTGTTAGCCAGGATGTGTACAGTGTTTGCGTAGGTGAAAGCGGGGAGGAAATCCCTGTAACGCACAATCCGTACTAGGCGTTTACCCTTAGTGCTTTGCTTCTCTACCTCAACGCTACATTTGGGGGTGATCATAGCCTTGAGCACTTCAATTGCGGAGCTACTGAGTGCGCTGCCATCTTTGGTTTTGATCATGGATTCTACAAGGGCTACGTGCTCAGGGTTGAGCGTTGCTTTCTTGTCATCACTTACGGTTAGATAGTGGCCAATGCTACTCAGGTAGCTAATGCTATCGAACTGGTGAGACCAGCAATCAGAGACGCTAGGCACTTCATCCATAACCAAATCCCATCCCGCCAGCAACCTTGCATCCACTTGCCTTAGGGCCTCATGTGTAACCATAAGCAGGGGTGAGTTAGCCATTGCTAATGCTTTCTCAATGGTGGCAGCTACATGACTGGTCGTTTCAGAAGTAATGATGACAGGGATAATGCCGGTAGTGGTTTTAATGGTAAGTGCTAGCTCTTTGATAAGCTCCTTGGTAGGCATTGCGTAAATCAGTTTTGAGCTAGAGATTAGTGTAGGTAGTGCTTCAATGAATTTGGTAGATTTGCCACTGCCGGGCAATGCTTCCGCTACATAAATGGTTTTAGTGGTCATGCGTCCTTGTTCTTTAATGAGCTTCTGCAAGCTCCTATAAGCGTGTATGAGAGGCGTAGAGCGTCACCCTGTGGGTTGCTTAGGGTTAGCCTATAACAGCTTGCAGAATGGAGATTAGAAGGGTTGCTACAGAGATTAGAAAGGCTGTGACACTAGCAAGGCAGAGAATGGATATTGCCCAGCGACGGAGTAAATTACTTATCGGTCTTCACCTTTGCTTTAACTGGTGCTCTGTCAGCTTCTAGCTTGTCAATGATGGAGTGTAGAGTCTGTGTGGATGTGAACGCACTATCAAGCTTGCTAGAGGTAGGAAGGTCAATACACACATAATTGCCACGCTGATTCATTTGGTAACGCACACCTTTGTATTCCTTTACCTCTCCGACTAGCAGTGAGTTTTTAATAAGGATATCGGCTGCTTTCTGTTGGGTTTGCGCTTTACGCTCAGCAAGGTACTGTGCTTCAGCGTCTGAGTAGTAGGCTTCTCGAAGGCTCATTCTGTTACCCCGTATTGCTTGTAAATGTTCTTCTTGATTTCTTTCATGAGTGCTGTCTGATTCTTAACGGTAGCGCTGGTTCCCGACACTACAGATTGCTTGATGCCAAGGAGGTTGCCTTGCTCATCGTAACTGAAATTGTTCTGCTCCACTTTCTTACCCTTGCTGGCTTCAATGGCAAGCTGAGCATCAATGCCTTCTCGGATTCCTGGATCAGACTTGTAGAGGCGTGCAATTGTCTCTTGTCTCAGTTGCCGCATAAGCGTAACTGCCTCAGCAGGATTACCCATTACACTAGCTCGTTGATTAGATGGCGCTTGAGTAGGTGTACCATCGGTAATCTCCCAGCCTTCTTTTGCTGCAATGTCTAGAATCTCAGCAGGAGAGCGGCCAGTGGATTTGGAGAGTTCAAAAATGTCATGGGGGTTAAGAGTCTTGGTCATGATAGGGTTCCTTACAGTTCGATAATTCGATATTCATTAGTGGAGTTGGGGTGTTCTTTGCTTGGGTTTTGCTCGATGAGTCCAACTTTGATAAGTCGGTTGAGTGTTCGTGCTACTGAATTACTAGACATGCCTGTTGCGCTCTCGAAAGCGGCAAGGCTAATGGCTGACCATCCGTCCTCCTTTTTCTCATTTCTAATAATGAGGTAGATCAATTTGGAGGATAGGGTATTAAGTTGTTTGTGCTGAATTTTTGCAATGTCTTCAATGGTTATCATGTTCTATGCTTTCCTTTAGGGTTTGTATTTTTTAGTTGTAATTCCTGATCGTGCTTACTGCATAACTCTCTCCCTCTCAAAATTCTATGTCTATACTAAATATACTGGTAGGGGTGAGAAACGTATACAAAAGAGGGGGTGTATTTGTTGGGATTGGAAAAAGGCCCTAGATTGATTCTCCTAAGGCCTTGGGGTTGCTAACGGTGTGCTCAGTCTATGAGGTGTAGGACGTCTTTAGCGTTGAGGTGTGAGTACCTAGCAACGGACCTTGTATCCCTATGCCCGGATACAATCATTATTTGAGCGTTATTGAATCCCTTCTTAGCTACGTTAGTGATGCGTGTGTGTCTTAACTGATGTAGCTTCACTGACTTATCAAGGCCTGCTCTGTTTCTCGCCTTCCTGACAGCCTGTGAGACGCTGTGAGGGCGTACAGTGAACAATCTACCCTTGGGTATACGCTCCGCATGAGCCAAGCATATGGCCTTCTTCAGAAGCTCTATGGCTCGTTTGGTGAGAGGTACAGACCTAGTGCCGTTCTTACCATCCACTACATCTGCAATGCGTTGTTCTAGGTGCAAGC
The Pseudomonas sp. KU43P genome window above contains:
- a CDS encoding FAD-dependent oxidoreductase; translation: MNNDNTHGMRWDAVYDVVVVGSGAGAMTAALRAHDHGLSVLMVEKAAQYGGTTAISGGGIWIPCNDQIEGLGGSDSPEQARAYLRATVGEDYEPARIDAYLEHGPRMLGYLAARAQTYFRAVARYPDYYPEREGGKPGYRTLEPAVFDAARLGDEFQRLRASSPATLIAGRIAMTQVEAHTIVTKEPGWLWLTARLGLRYLADLRWRRRTPRDRRLTLGNALVASLRAAMQARGIELWLQTPMRSLCSEGGKVTGLLAERQGRAVNVRANAGVILGCGGFEADQLMREQYLPGPTSAKWTAAPPINSGDGIRAGLALGADVALMSHTWGAPTVHVPGEEKQRALFVERAFPRCIMVNGQGQRFVNEAAPYPDIIYAMYADQQRNGANVPAWLIFDAEYRKRYPCGVLLPGTVQPDSKIPDGWLDKVIYRADSLAALAAKIGVDAQGLAQSVQRLNQQAGKGVDTDFGKGDSLFDRYYGDSNCQPNPCLGPLERAPFYALRIDAGELGTKGGLRTDAQARVLRADGSLIDGLYAIGNTSAALMGKTYPGPGSTIGPAMTFGYIAANHLAREVGQVQPEVMAEAGLHR
- a CDS encoding helix-turn-helix domain-containing protein; this translates as MITIEDIAKIQHKQLNTLSSKLIYLIIRNEKKEDGWSAISLAAFESATGMSSNSVARTLNRLIKVGLIEQNPSKEHPNSTNEYRIIEL
- a CDS encoding DEAD/DEAH box helicase family protein, giving the protein MTTKTIYVAEALPGSGKSTKFIEALPTLISSSKLIYAMPTKELIKELALTIKTTTGIIPVIITSETTSHVAATIEKALAMANSPLLMVTHEALRQVDARLLAGWDLVMDEVPSVSDCWSHQFDSISYLSSIGHYLTVSDDKKATLNPEHVALVESMIKTKDGSALSSSAIEVLKAMITPKCSVEVEKQSTKGKRLVRIVRYRDFLPAFTYANTVHILANNVRDTLLGVHAESQGWSFERSIFTPDFDGYGKRVELHPFLKGKYSKTQSLMQRNGESVIKWNNDTQLASWLDGVTAMIGDDESLAFMHDWVEYSFADNVTKLPIDSRGINGYQDRSIAICLQHGNVSPDDALSFHSLSEMLGVPVPEIRKAIEFERLYESTLQAVARTSLRDRDNTAPVVLFVQNIEMAKYLQSKLGRLASINTELCMTPWEKEKSEKKKAKAMLQAEAVSLFLEKGLDRKVIADNLGVTYKSILNWTAGLKRAA
- a CDS encoding NAD(P)/FAD-dependent oxidoreductase translates to MANTPYPQSYYAASANPVPPRPALQGEVETDVCIIGAGYTGLSSALFLLENGFKVSIVEAAKVGFGASGRNGGQIVNSYSRDIDVIERTVGPKQAQLLGHMAFEGGRIIRERVAKYNIQCDLKDGGVFAALTSKQMGHLESQKRLWERFGHTQLELMDQKRIREVVACDSYVGGMLDMSGGHIHPLNLALGEAAAVESLGGIIYEQTPAVRIERGANPVVHTPQGKVRAKFIIVAGNAYLGNLVPELAAKSMPCGTQVITTEPLGEELARTLLPQDYCVEDCNYLLDYYRLTSDKRLIFGGGVVYGARDPANIEAIIRPKMLKAFPQLKDVKIDFAWTGNFLLTLSRLPQVGRIGDNIYYSQGCSGHGVTYTHLAGKVLAEALRGQAERFDAFAGLPHYPFPGGQMLRVPFSAIGAWYYSLRDRLGF
- a CDS encoding peptidase C39 family protein, encoding MIVAQSRALPAWHRNKRAFMEHDSFKPWGNGPRRLLLACLMAASLGGCAGTPPASLKSLPQRVEISSVPFYRGNANHSGAMALAALLSQQGAPITPGLLDKPLNLPQGAESLGTSIPRVAREYGMVVYPLDQRFDALLTQVAAGNPVLLRYQDGSAWWSEPRYALLIGYDRYKQRVLLRSGMNRRQLMAFDDFTSAWAKEGSWAVLVQPPRQLPAQVDRQRWLQAADELARAGQEVAAKQAVSSLGK